One window of the Ramlibacter henchirensis genome contains the following:
- a CDS encoding tripartite tricarboxylate transporter substrate binding protein, whose product MPHPMSRRTSLAALALAAAAASLPLAAQESFPIAGKPVTLILPAVGGSTGDRVLRMFADRLKEDWKVPVIVEAKPGAAGVVGTVHGVNAPPDGHTILLGYSHLTQAYAFNQKRPYDALTDLIPVARICDLPMMYLTADTSVRTLDAAIAKMKNAKGSYGSYGNATTSHIYSELVNRRNNLGMVHAAYRGTPPLITDLLGGQINTAVVDLGNTISHVKAGKLNALAITGNRRNRLVPDVPTFAELGYTEVSQPGRYWLMLPKGTPAATVERIRTSVLNVLKSPEVQEQMLAMGIDPAPPEREDVAANMRADVEYWKRVVQITGIRAND is encoded by the coding sequence ATGCCCCATCCGATGTCCCGCCGCACCAGCCTGGCGGCCCTGGCGCTCGCCGCAGCGGCGGCTTCGCTGCCGCTGGCCGCGCAGGAGAGCTTCCCGATCGCGGGCAAGCCGGTCACGCTGATCCTGCCGGCCGTCGGCGGCTCCACGGGCGATCGCGTGCTGCGCATGTTCGCCGACCGCCTGAAGGAGGACTGGAAAGTGCCGGTGATCGTGGAAGCGAAGCCCGGCGCCGCAGGCGTGGTGGGCACCGTCCACGGCGTCAACGCCCCGCCGGACGGCCACACGATCCTGCTGGGCTACAGCCACCTGACGCAGGCCTACGCTTTTAACCAGAAGCGGCCGTACGACGCACTGACGGACCTGATCCCGGTCGCACGCATCTGCGACCTGCCCATGATGTACCTGACGGCCGACACCTCCGTGCGGACGCTGGACGCGGCGATCGCGAAGATGAAGAACGCCAAGGGCAGCTATGGCAGCTACGGGAACGCGACCACCTCGCACATCTATTCCGAGCTGGTGAACAGGCGCAACAACCTGGGCATGGTGCACGCAGCCTACCGCGGCACGCCGCCCCTGATCACGGACCTGCTGGGCGGCCAGATCAACACCGCCGTGGTGGACCTGGGCAACACGATCTCGCACGTCAAGGCCGGCAAGCTGAATGCCCTGGCGATCACGGGCAACCGCCGCAACAGGCTGGTGCCGGACGTGCCGACCTTCGCCGAGCTGGGCTACACCGAGGTGTCGCAGCCCGGGCGCTACTGGCTGATGCTGCCCAAGGGAACGCCCGCCGCAACGGTGGAGCGCATCCGCACGTCGGTGCTGAACGTGCTGAAGTCGCCCGAGGTGCAGGAGCAGATGCTCGCGATGGGCATCGACCCCGCGCCGCCCGAGCGCGAGGACGTCGCCGCCAACATGCGCGCCGACGTCGAGTACTGGAAGCGCGTGGTGCAGATCACGGGCATCAGGGCGAACGACTGA
- a CDS encoding TerC family protein has protein sequence MELFSTAWFSALLAIILIDLVLAGDNAIVIALAARNLPSHLRSRAIVWGTVGAIAVRSVMTIGVVWLLKIPGLMLVGGLGLLWIAYKLLAQGEDEDEHGPAASTFWGAMKTIIVADALMGVDNVLGVAGAAHGSFDLVVIGLLVSIPIVVFGSSVVLKLVDRFPLIIQGGAAVLAFTAAKMIVGEPLLDPVFDAPAAYHTALRWSLYTVAVAGVLVAGWFSARRRQQLAARRGGLTSARQS, from the coding sequence ATGGAACTGTTCTCGACCGCCTGGTTCTCGGCGCTGCTGGCGATCATCCTGATCGACCTGGTGCTGGCCGGCGACAACGCCATCGTCATCGCGCTGGCTGCGCGCAACCTCCCGTCGCACCTGCGCAGCCGCGCCATCGTCTGGGGCACCGTCGGCGCCATCGCCGTGCGCTCCGTGATGACCATCGGTGTGGTCTGGCTGCTCAAGATCCCCGGCCTGATGCTCGTCGGCGGCCTGGGACTGCTGTGGATCGCCTACAAGCTGCTCGCGCAAGGCGAAGACGAGGACGAACACGGCCCGGCGGCGTCCACCTTCTGGGGCGCGATGAAGACCATCATCGTGGCCGACGCGCTCATGGGCGTGGACAACGTGCTGGGCGTCGCCGGTGCGGCGCACGGCTCGTTCGACCTCGTGGTCATCGGCCTGCTGGTCAGCATCCCCATCGTGGTGTTCGGCAGCTCGGTCGTGCTGAAGCTGGTGGATCGCTTCCCCCTCATCATCCAGGGCGGCGCCGCGGTCCTGGCCTTCACGGCCGCCAAGATGATAGTGGGTGAGCCGCTGCTCGACCCCGTGTTCGACGCGCCGGCCGCCTACCACACGGCGCTGCGCTGGAGCCTCTACACAGTGGCGGTCGCGGGCGTGCTGGTTGCGGGCTGGTTCAGCGCGCGGCGGCGCCAGCAGCTGGCGGCCCGCCGGGGCGGCCTCACAAGCGCTCGACAATCGTGA
- a CDS encoding acyl-CoA dehydrogenase family protein: MDLQLEPAHAAFRDEVRAFLRERLPPELRDRVRRGLRPSREQTVQWQRTLHERGWAAPHWPREFGGADLGQMERLILVDELQRAPAPMPLHFNVTMLGPVLLRYGTPEQKRDWLPRLARLDVWFCQGFSEPGAGSDLASLRTAARREGDHYVVNGQKIWTTYAHMADWIFCLVRTDPGATRKQEGISFLLVDLRSPGITIRPIQTIDGEHHLNEVFFDNVRVPVANRVGDEHRGWDVTKYLLGSERTGLAYVGTSRDRLDRALELARGTRDGARRVIDGPAVQAEFARVDAELRGLEIANWRLLLSEAAQRDNPAFASVLKLKGVEIQQQIAELMLRIAGPAGLARCDDEEDNARADRAAPATRFLFSRASSIYGGTSEVQKDVLARSILG, from the coding sequence ATGGACCTGCAACTCGAACCCGCGCACGCCGCCTTCCGCGACGAGGTGCGCGCCTTCCTGCGCGAGCGCCTGCCGCCCGAACTGCGCGACCGCGTGCGCCGCGGCCTGCGGCCCTCGCGCGAGCAGACGGTGCAGTGGCAAAGGACGCTGCACGAGCGCGGCTGGGCTGCCCCGCACTGGCCGCGCGAGTTCGGCGGCGCCGACCTCGGGCAAATGGAGCGGCTGATCCTGGTCGACGAGCTGCAGCGAGCGCCGGCCCCGATGCCGCTGCACTTCAACGTCACGATGCTCGGACCGGTGCTGCTGCGCTACGGCACGCCGGAGCAGAAGCGCGACTGGCTGCCGCGGCTGGCGCGCCTGGACGTGTGGTTCTGCCAGGGCTTCTCCGAGCCGGGCGCCGGCTCCGACCTGGCTTCGCTGCGTACCGCGGCGCGGCGCGAGGGTGACCACTACGTCGTCAACGGCCAGAAGATCTGGACGACCTACGCCCACATGGCCGACTGGATCTTCTGCCTGGTGCGCACCGACCCCGGGGCCACGCGCAAGCAGGAGGGCATCAGCTTCCTGCTGGTCGACCTGCGCTCGCCGGGCATCACCATCCGGCCGATCCAGACGATCGACGGCGAGCACCACCTCAACGAGGTGTTCTTCGACAACGTGCGCGTGCCGGTGGCCAACCGGGTGGGCGACGAGCACCGCGGCTGGGACGTCACCAAGTACCTGCTGGGCAGCGAGCGCACCGGCCTGGCCTACGTGGGCACGAGCCGCGATCGGCTGGACCGCGCGCTGGAACTGGCGCGCGGCACGCGTGACGGAGCGCGGCGAGTGATCGACGGTCCCGCGGTGCAGGCGGAGTTCGCGCGGGTGGACGCCGAGCTGCGCGGCCTGGAGATCGCCAACTGGCGGCTGCTGCTGTCGGAAGCCGCGCAGCGCGACAACCCCGCGTTCGCCTCCGTGCTCAAGCTCAAGGGCGTGGAGATCCAGCAGCAGATCGCGGAGCTGATGCTGCGCATCGCCGGGCCGGCGGGGCTCGCGCGCTGCGACGACGAAGAGGACAACGCACGGGCGGATCGCGCCGCGCCCGCGACCCGGTTCCTGTTCTCGCGCGCCTCGTCGATCTACGGCGGCACCAGCGAGGTGCAGAAGGACGTGCTGGCCCGCTCCATCCTGGGTTGA
- a CDS encoding SDR family NAD(P)-dependent oxidoreductase has product MKLDSSISAVVTGGASGLGAATARRLASQGVRVALFDLNAQAGEALARELGGVFCKVDVTSEEQVQAGFAKARGVHGQERILVNCAGTGNGIKTASRDKATGQPRHFPLPEFEKIIQINLIGSFRCIAHAAAGMLTLEPLQDRERGAIVNTASVAAEDGQMGQAAYSASKAGIVGLTLPVARDLMGEGIRVNTILPGIFATPLLMALPDHVLKSLGESVPFPKRLGDPEEYAHLAETMITNGYFNGECVRLDGAIRMAPR; this is encoded by the coding sequence ATGAAGCTCGATTCCAGCATCTCCGCCGTCGTCACCGGCGGCGCCTCCGGCCTCGGCGCGGCCACCGCGCGGCGCCTGGCCTCGCAAGGCGTGCGTGTGGCCCTGTTCGACCTCAACGCCCAGGCCGGCGAGGCGCTCGCACGCGAACTCGGCGGTGTCTTCTGCAAGGTGGACGTCACCTCGGAGGAGCAGGTCCAGGCCGGCTTCGCGAAAGCCCGCGGCGTGCACGGGCAGGAGCGCATCCTGGTCAACTGCGCCGGCACCGGCAACGGCATCAAGACCGCCAGCCGCGACAAGGCCACCGGCCAGCCCAGGCACTTTCCGCTGCCCGAGTTCGAGAAGATCATCCAGATCAACCTCATCGGCAGCTTCCGCTGCATCGCGCATGCCGCGGCGGGCATGCTGACACTGGAGCCACTCCAGGACCGCGAGCGCGGCGCGATCGTCAACACCGCTTCGGTCGCGGCCGAGGACGGCCAGATGGGGCAGGCGGCCTACTCCGCATCGAAGGCGGGCATCGTCGGGCTCACCCTTCCGGTGGCGCGCGACCTGATGGGCGAGGGCATCCGCGTCAACACCATCCTGCCGGGCATCTTCGCGACGCCGCTGCTGATGGCGCTGCCCGACCACGTGCTGAAATCGCTCGGCGAGTCCGTGCCGTTCCCCAAGCGTCTGGGCGACCCCGAGGAATACGCCCACCTCGCCGAGACCATGATCACCAACGGTTATTTCAACGGCGAATGCGTGCGCCTGGACGGCGCGATCCGCATGGCGCCGCGCTGA
- a CDS encoding acetyl-CoA C-acetyltransferase — protein MAEAFIVSAARTAGGRRGGKLAGWHPVDLAAQVLNALIKRADCDPALVEDVLMGCVSQVGEQSTNVARNAVLASRLPESVPGTSIDRQCGSSQQALHFAAQAVMSGAQDVVIAAGVESMTRVPMFTPSALPQKNGMGHYMGPEIRRRYGDRDFSQFTGAEMIAEKYDLPKEALDRYALLSHQRAANATREGRFEGEIVPVRVRDANGADTGEVHTRDEGIRAEASLEAIAGVKLLAEGGRISAASASQICDGASGVLVVNERGLKKLGAKPLARIHHMSVMGHDPVIMLEAPIPATQRALDKAGLKIGDIDLYEVNEAFAPVPLAWLQVLGADPDRLNVHGGAIALGHPLGASGTKLMTTLLYALQQTGGRYGLQTMCEGGGMANVTIVERL, from the coding sequence ATGGCAGAAGCTTTCATCGTCTCCGCGGCTCGCACCGCGGGGGGCCGCCGCGGCGGCAAGCTGGCGGGCTGGCACCCGGTGGACCTCGCGGCGCAGGTGCTGAACGCGCTGATCAAGCGCGCCGACTGCGATCCGGCGCTGGTCGAGGACGTGCTCATGGGCTGCGTGAGCCAGGTCGGCGAGCAGTCCACCAACGTCGCGCGCAACGCCGTGCTGGCTTCGCGACTGCCCGAATCGGTGCCCGGCACCTCGATCGACCGGCAGTGCGGCTCGTCGCAGCAGGCGCTGCATTTCGCCGCGCAGGCGGTGATGTCGGGCGCGCAGGACGTCGTGATCGCCGCCGGTGTCGAGAGCATGACCCGCGTCCCGATGTTCACGCCCTCCGCGCTGCCGCAGAAGAACGGCATGGGCCACTACATGGGCCCCGAGATCCGCCGCCGCTACGGCGACCGGGATTTCAGCCAGTTCACCGGCGCCGAGATGATCGCGGAGAAGTACGACCTGCCCAAGGAGGCGCTGGACCGGTACGCGCTGCTGAGCCACCAGCGCGCCGCGAATGCCACGCGCGAGGGCCGGTTCGAGGGCGAGATCGTGCCCGTGCGCGTGCGTGACGCGAACGGCGCCGACACCGGCGAGGTGCACACGCGCGACGAAGGCATCCGCGCCGAGGCGAGCCTGGAGGCGATCGCGGGCGTGAAGCTGCTGGCCGAGGGCGGCCGCATCAGCGCCGCCAGCGCCAGCCAGATCTGCGACGGCGCCAGCGGCGTGCTGGTCGTCAACGAGCGCGGCCTGAAGAAGCTGGGCGCCAAGCCGCTGGCACGCATCCACCACATGAGCGTGATGGGCCACGACCCGGTGATCATGCTGGAGGCGCCGATCCCCGCGACGCAGCGCGCGCTGGACAAGGCCGGCCTGAAGATCGGCGACATCGACCTGTACGAAGTCAACGAGGCCTTCGCGCCGGTGCCGCTTGCCTGGCTGCAGGTGCTGGGGGCGGACCCCGACAGGCTCAACGTGCATGGCGGTGCGATCGCCCTGGGCCACCCGCTCGGCGCTTCGGGCACCAAGCTGATGACGACGCTGCTGTACGCCCTGCAGCAGACCGGCGGCCGCTACGGCCTGCAGACCATGTGCGAGGGCGGCGGCATGGCGAACGTCACGATTGTCGAGCGCTTGTGA
- a CDS encoding MmgE/PrpD family protein produces the protein MGLTQELARFVAGLDAAAIPAQAIPTVRRGIADCVGVAFAGANEPVAGHAMALVDAAAAGASRIWTRPESVAAADAALVNATIAHALDFDDTGLDGHPSVVLAPVVLAEAERLGRCWRDAVTAYVAGYETWAELIGRDQDKHHGKGWHPTAVFGVVAGAAAAACLRRLPAELVSDALGIAASMAGGLVANFGSMTKPLQVGFAARNAIVAASLAERGVTAADDALESPRGLLAALSPAGRVRLDGPSGAGREWQIVRQGLNVKRYPTCYATHRIIDAALALHPHVSDRIGEIEEAVVEIGELQAAMLRSSRPETALDAKFSAQYTVACALARGHVDLQDLTDETVKAPDVQQLLRKVRVATQAERDPLEPLFSPQDRLIVRLRDGSRLEAEPVHRALGHASRPIGDAALRQKFLTCASLMLEGAVADAWWASVMAAEDARVRWPAAPQQRPGVI, from the coding sequence ATGGGCCTGACGCAGGAACTCGCCCGCTTCGTGGCCGGGCTCGATGCAGCCGCGATCCCGGCGCAAGCGATCCCCACCGTGCGCCGCGGGATCGCCGATTGCGTCGGCGTTGCGTTCGCCGGGGCGAATGAGCCGGTCGCCGGCCACGCCATGGCGCTCGTGGACGCCGCGGCGGCAGGTGCCTCGCGCATCTGGACCCGGCCGGAGTCGGTGGCAGCGGCCGATGCGGCCCTGGTGAATGCCACGATCGCCCATGCCCTGGACTTCGACGACACGGGGCTGGATGGCCACCCGAGCGTGGTGCTCGCGCCGGTGGTGCTGGCCGAGGCGGAGCGGCTCGGCCGCTGCTGGCGCGATGCGGTCACCGCATACGTGGCCGGCTATGAAACCTGGGCCGAGCTGATCGGGCGCGACCAGGACAAGCACCACGGCAAGGGCTGGCATCCCACGGCGGTGTTCGGCGTGGTCGCCGGCGCGGCCGCCGCCGCTTGCCTGCGCCGCCTGCCCGCGGAACTCGTGAGCGATGCGCTCGGGATCGCGGCGTCGATGGCGGGCGGCCTGGTCGCCAACTTCGGTTCGATGACCAAACCGCTGCAGGTCGGCTTCGCGGCGCGCAATGCGATCGTCGCGGCCTCGCTCGCGGAGCGAGGCGTGACCGCTGCGGACGATGCGCTGGAAAGCCCGCGCGGGTTGCTGGCTGCACTGTCGCCGGCCGGTCGCGTGCGGCTCGATGGACCCTCCGGCGCGGGGCGCGAGTGGCAGATCGTGCGCCAGGGACTGAACGTCAAGCGCTACCCGACCTGCTATGCGACGCACCGCATCATCGATGCGGCGCTGGCCCTGCATCCGCACGTGTCGGACCGGATCGGCGAAATCGAGGAAGCCGTCGTCGAGATCGGCGAGCTGCAGGCCGCCATGCTGCGATCCAGCCGGCCCGAGACCGCCCTGGACGCCAAGTTCAGTGCGCAGTACACGGTGGCCTGCGCCCTGGCGCGCGGCCACGTGGATCTGCAGGACCTTACCGACGAAACCGTGAAGGCGCCCGACGTGCAGCAGCTGCTGCGCAAGGTGCGTGTGGCAACGCAGGCCGAGCGCGATCCGCTCGAGCCGCTCTTCTCGCCGCAGGATCGGCTGATCGTCCGCCTGCGCGACGGCTCCAGGCTCGAGGCCGAACCGGTGCACCGGGCGTTGGGGCATGCCAGCCGTCCCATCGGCGACGCGGCGCTGCGGCAGAAGTTCCTCACGTGCGCTTCCCTGATGCTGGAGGGCGCGGTGGCGGACGCGTGGTGGGCGTCGGTCATGGCCGCAGAGGACGCTCGAGTCCGCTGGCCCGCTGCGCCGCAGCAGCGACCCGGTGTGATCTAA
- a CDS encoding acyl-CoA dehydrogenase family protein produces MNTTHDTAHVSLDLGEDYPEIRESVRRICSDFPGAYWRDLDEREAYPAEFVKAMTEAGYLASLIPEEYGGAGLPLRAAGVVLEEIHASGGNAGATHAQMYTMGTVLRHGSAAQKERYLPKIASGELRLQAFGVTEPTSGTDTTKLKTRAERQGDHYVINGQKIWTSRALYSDLMLLLARTTPLEQVTKRTDGLSVFLVDMRQAVGNGMTIRPIKAMINHNTTEVFFDNLRIPADSLIGEEGKGLRCILDGMNAERILVSHESLGDAKWFTRTAVRYANDRVVFDRPIGKNQGIQFPIAKAYAQTQAAELMLRKAAAMFEAGQPCGEYANLSKLLTAEAAWEAGEACMQTHGGFAYAREYDIERKWREARVQRTAPISTNLILSYIAEHVLGLPRSY; encoded by the coding sequence ATGAACACGACCCACGACACCGCCCACGTCTCCCTGGACCTCGGCGAGGACTATCCCGAGATCCGCGAAAGCGTGCGCCGCATCTGCTCCGACTTCCCGGGCGCCTACTGGCGCGACCTCGACGAACGCGAGGCCTACCCCGCGGAGTTCGTCAAGGCCATGACCGAGGCGGGCTACCTGGCATCGCTGATCCCCGAGGAATACGGGGGCGCCGGACTTCCCCTGCGCGCAGCCGGCGTCGTGCTGGAGGAGATCCATGCCAGCGGCGGCAACGCCGGAGCCACGCACGCCCAGATGTACACCATGGGCACGGTGCTGCGCCACGGCAGCGCCGCGCAGAAGGAGCGCTACCTGCCCAAGATCGCCTCGGGCGAACTGCGGCTGCAGGCCTTCGGCGTGACCGAGCCGACCAGCGGCACCGACACCACGAAGCTGAAGACGCGCGCGGAGCGCCAGGGCGACCACTACGTGATCAACGGCCAGAAGATCTGGACCTCGCGCGCCCTCTACTCCGACCTGATGCTGCTGCTGGCGCGCACCACGCCGCTGGAGCAGGTCACCAAGCGAACCGACGGTCTGTCCGTGTTCCTGGTCGACATGCGGCAGGCGGTCGGCAACGGCATGACCATCCGGCCGATCAAGGCCATGATCAACCACAACACGACCGAGGTGTTCTTCGACAACCTGCGCATCCCCGCCGACAGCCTGATCGGCGAGGAAGGCAAGGGCCTGCGCTGCATCCTCGACGGCATGAACGCCGAGCGGATCCTGGTCTCGCATGAATCCCTGGGCGATGCCAAGTGGTTCACCCGAACCGCCGTGCGCTATGCTAACGACCGCGTCGTGTTCGACCGCCCGATCGGCAAGAACCAGGGCATCCAGTTCCCGATCGCCAAGGCCTACGCCCAGACGCAGGCTGCCGAGCTGATGCTGCGCAAGGCCGCCGCGATGTTCGAGGCGGGCCAGCCCTGCGGCGAATACGCGAACCTCTCCAAGCTGCTGACGGCCGAGGCGGCCTGGGAAGCGGGCGAAGCGTGCATGCAGACGCACGGCGGCTTCGCCTATGCGCGCGAGTACGACATCGAGCGCAAGTGGCGAGAGGCGCGGGTGCAGCGCACGGCGCCGATCTCGACCAACCTGATCCTGTCGTACATCGCCGAGCATGTGCTCGGCCTGCCGCGGTCCTACTGA
- a CDS encoding acyl-CoA dehydrogenase family protein gives MALEFKRSWSDPELELYRQTVVRFIDEELAPGDEEARKRGHVGHAVWRRAGELGLLCADIPDDWGGGGGDFRHEAVVYEEMARRSLTGMNTSVHAIVAHYLLNHGTEEQKRKYLPRMARGELVGAIAMTEPGTGSDLQAIRTRATRTAEGWRIDGSKTFITNGYLAGLVLVVCKTDPAQRARGTSILIVETEGARGYSVSRVLPKMGLKAQDTSELFFDGVEVPGQNLLGGVEGQGFYQLMSDLPYERLIIGVMALAAMEGAYHATLDYVRERQVFGKPLVEQQNTRFKLAEIATQIMAGRAFIDQCVDRLLRGELDTATASMAKLWGSEAQGRVVDECLQLFGGYGFMDEYVISRMYTDARVQRIYGGTSEIMKEVIARAL, from the coding sequence ATGGCCCTCGAATTCAAGCGAAGCTGGAGCGATCCCGAGCTGGAGCTGTACCGCCAGACCGTGGTGCGGTTCATCGACGAGGAGCTCGCGCCGGGCGACGAGGAGGCGCGCAAGCGCGGCCACGTCGGGCACGCCGTCTGGCGCCGGGCGGGCGAGCTGGGGCTGCTGTGCGCGGACATCCCCGACGATTGGGGCGGCGGTGGCGGCGATTTCCGCCACGAGGCCGTGGTCTACGAGGAGATGGCGCGGCGCAGCCTGACGGGGATGAACACCTCGGTGCACGCGATCGTGGCGCACTACCTGCTCAACCACGGCACCGAGGAGCAGAAGCGCAAGTACCTGCCGCGCATGGCGCGCGGCGAGTTGGTGGGCGCCATCGCGATGACGGAGCCGGGCACCGGGTCCGACCTGCAGGCGATCCGCACCCGCGCGACGCGCACCGCCGAAGGCTGGCGCATCGACGGCAGCAAGACCTTCATCACCAACGGCTACCTGGCCGGGCTGGTGCTGGTGGTCTGCAAGACCGACCCGGCGCAGCGCGCCAGGGGCACGTCGATCCTGATCGTGGAGACCGAGGGCGCGCGCGGCTACAGCGTCAGCCGCGTGCTGCCCAAGATGGGCCTGAAGGCGCAGGACACGTCGGAGCTGTTCTTCGACGGCGTGGAAGTGCCCGGGCAGAACCTGCTGGGCGGCGTCGAAGGCCAGGGGTTCTACCAGCTGATGAGCGACCTGCCCTACGAGCGGCTGATCATCGGCGTGATGGCGCTGGCCGCGATGGAAGGCGCCTACCACGCCACGCTCGACTACGTGCGCGAGCGCCAGGTGTTCGGCAAGCCGCTCGTGGAGCAGCAGAACACGCGCTTCAAGCTGGCGGAGATCGCCACGCAGATCATGGCGGGCCGCGCTTTCATCGACCAGTGCGTGGACAGGCTGCTGCGCGGCGAGCTCGACACGGCCACAGCCTCGATGGCCAAGCTGTGGGGTTCGGAAGCGCAGGGCCGCGTGGTCGACGAATGCCTGCAGCTCTTCGGCGGCTACGGCTTCATGGACGAATACGTCATCAGCCGCATGTACACCGATGCGCGCGTGCAGCGCATCTACGGCGGCACCAGCGAGATCATGAAGGAAGTGATCGCGCGGGCGCTCTGA
- a CDS encoding CaiB/BaiF CoA transferase family protein, with amino-acid sequence MPGPLEGVRVVEMAGIGPGPFCGMVLADLGADVVCIERPGTERDASDITARGKRRVAIDLHASGGREDALSLIAQAQLLVEGFRPGVMERLGLGPAACHKLNPALVYGRMTGWGQTGPLSGAAGHDINYIALTGALHAIGRPGESPPPPLNYVGDYGGGAMLLAVGLLAALHEAQRSGRGQVVDAAMTDGAALLSALFYGMKAAGRWSTQRGENLLDGGAHFYDSYACADGRFISVGALEPKFFARLCELCGLEDEFCAGQMDRSRWPLMKLRLADVFRTRTRDDWCALLEGTDACFAPVLDWDEAPAHPHNRARGTFIDLQGVVQPAPAPRFSRTAAAQPMPARVEPLARVLEGWGAAATAGAEA; translated from the coding sequence ATGCCCGGGCCGCTTGAAGGCGTCCGCGTCGTCGAGATGGCCGGCATCGGCCCCGGCCCGTTCTGCGGGATGGTGCTGGCCGACCTGGGCGCGGACGTGGTCTGCATCGAGCGCCCGGGCACCGAGCGCGATGCCTCGGACATCACCGCGCGCGGCAAGCGGCGCGTCGCCATCGACCTGCACGCATCCGGCGGCCGCGAGGACGCGCTCTCGCTGATCGCGCAGGCGCAGTTGCTGGTGGAGGGCTTCCGCCCCGGTGTGATGGAGCGCCTCGGGCTCGGCCCCGCCGCCTGCCACAAGCTCAATCCCGCGCTGGTTTACGGCCGCATGACGGGCTGGGGCCAGACCGGCCCGCTGTCCGGCGCGGCCGGCCACGACATCAACTACATCGCGCTGACAGGCGCGCTGCATGCCATCGGCCGTCCGGGCGAATCGCCGCCACCGCCGCTGAACTACGTGGGCGACTACGGCGGTGGCGCGATGCTGCTGGCGGTCGGCCTGCTGGCCGCGCTGCACGAGGCGCAAAGGTCCGGGCGCGGCCAGGTGGTCGATGCGGCGATGACGGACGGCGCGGCGCTGCTTTCGGCGCTGTTCTACGGCATGAAGGCCGCGGGCCGGTGGAGCACGCAGCGTGGCGAGAACCTGCTGGACGGCGGCGCGCACTTCTACGACAGCTACGCCTGCGCGGACGGCCGCTTCATCTCGGTCGGCGCGCTGGAGCCGAAGTTCTTCGCCCGGCTTTGCGAGCTGTGCGGGCTGGAGGACGAGTTCTGCGCGGGCCAGATGGACCGCTCGCGCTGGCCGCTCATGAAGCTGCGGCTGGCGGACGTCTTCCGCACCCGCACGCGCGACGACTGGTGCGCGCTGCTGGAAGGCACGGACGCCTGCTTCGCGCCGGTGCTGGACTGGGACGAAGCGCCGGCGCATCCGCACAACCGCGCGCGCGGCACCTTCATCGACCTGCAGGGTGTGGTGCAGCCCGCGCCGGCGCCGCGTTTCTCCCGCACGGCGGCGGCGCAGCCCATGCCCGCGCGCGTCGAGCCGCTCGCTCGCGTGCTCGAGGGCTGGGGCGCAGCGGCCACCGCCGGCGCCGAGGCCTGA
- a CDS encoding enoyl-CoA hydratase — MADEQASLLTVERPEEGCVLLTLQRPQAFNALSFALRRQLARTLQELGADGRTRVVVLTGAGRAFCAGVDLRELAGAENLSEMAVGGAADDPVHAVLAFPGPVIAAVNGPAVTGGLELAIACDIVIASERATFADTHARVGVLPSWGLSQRLPRLIGRGRALEMSLSGNFVDARQAQAWGLVNRTVGHDELLPAALRLASDMLSTAPGMLAQYKRLIDDGLATTLQEGLVIEARRAREWAASVDRSALSAQAAAVKERGRGANPRGEG, encoded by the coding sequence ATGGCCGACGAGCAAGCTTCGCTGCTGACCGTGGAGCGGCCCGAGGAGGGCTGCGTGCTGCTCACGCTCCAACGCCCGCAGGCCTTCAACGCGCTGTCGTTCGCGCTGCGCCGCCAGCTCGCGCGTACGCTGCAGGAACTCGGGGCCGATGGCCGCACGCGGGTGGTGGTGCTGACCGGCGCCGGCCGCGCGTTCTGCGCCGGCGTCGACCTGCGTGAGCTGGCGGGCGCCGAGAACCTGTCCGAGATGGCCGTGGGCGGCGCGGCCGACGATCCGGTGCACGCCGTGCTCGCCTTCCCGGGGCCGGTGATCGCGGCGGTCAACGGCCCGGCTGTCACCGGCGGGCTGGAGCTGGCCATCGCCTGCGACATCGTGATCGCGTCCGAGCGCGCCACCTTCGCCGACACGCATGCGCGCGTGGGCGTGCTGCCGAGCTGGGGCCTGTCGCAGCGGCTGCCGCGGCTGATCGGCCGCGGCCGCGCGCTGGAGATGTCCCTGTCGGGCAACTTCGTCGATGCGCGGCAGGCGCAGGCCTGGGGACTGGTCAACCGCACGGTGGGCCACGACGAACTCCTTCCCGCCGCGCTGCGGCTCGCGTCCGACATGCTCTCCACGGCGCCGGGGATGCTGGCGCAGTACAAGCGGCTGATCGATGACGGACTGGCCACGACGTTGCAGGAAGGGCTCGTGATCGAAGCCCGGCGGGCGCGTGAATGGGCGGCGTCCGTCGATCGCTCGGCGCTGTCCGCCCAGGCCGCGGCCGTCAAGGAGCGCGGCCGCGGCGCGAACCCGCGAGGCGAGGGTTGA